In the Arachis ipaensis cultivar K30076 chromosome B10, Araip1.1, whole genome shotgun sequence genome, one interval contains:
- the LOC107620681 gene encoding uncharacterized protein LOC107620681 codes for MASKNYKASMRNLERQIGQLSKQPTERPINAFPSDTIQNTKEECKVIQLRNGKTLGKDNKDASKEEKEIEENDTRLHKEMKDQQFPKFIEIFWKLEIKILLAETLEQMPLCAKFLKELITKKRSWKEKETVILTQECSAIIQKGLPPKLKDPGSFFIPCTIGNISVDKALCDLGASINLMPLSMMKKLSIKEVKPTRMSLQLADTSLIIPNGVVENLLVKVGKFIFPVDFVILDMDEDGSDSIIL; via the exons ATGGCAAGTAAGAACTATAAAGCATCAATGAGAAACCTTGAAAGACAAATAGGGCAACTATCCAAGCAACCTACTGAGAGACCAATTAATGCCTTCCCCAGTGACACCATCCAAAATACAAAGGAGGAGTGCAAGGTCATACAACTTAGGAATGGTAAAACATTGGGAAAGGACAACAAGGATGCCAGCAAGGAAGAGAAAGAGATTGAGGAAAATGATACG AGGTTGCACAAGGAGATGAAGGATCAACAATTCCCTAAGTTCATAGAAATTTTCTGGAAATTGGAGATCAAAATTCTACTAGCTGAAACCTTGGAACAAATGCCACTTTGTGCAAAGTTTCTCAAAGAACTCATCACCAAAAAGAGGAGCTGGAAGGAGAAGGAAACTGTGATCCTCACCCAGGAATGCAGTGCTATAATCCAAAAAGGGTTGCCACCCAAACTcaaggatccaggaagctttttcataccatgcaccattgggaacaTATCAGTTGACAAAGCATtatgtgacctgggagcaagcatcaatttgatgCCACTCTCTATGATGAAGAAGCTATCGATAAAGGAGGTCAAACCCACTAGAATGTCACTACAACTTGCCGATACATCCCTTATAATACCCAATGGAGTGGTCGAGAACCTTCTAGTTAAGGTTGGCAAATTCATTTTCCCTGTGGACTTTGTAATTCTGGACATGGATGAGGACGGAAGTGACTCAATCATTCTTTGA